Within Coffea arabica cultivar ET-39 chromosome 4e, Coffea Arabica ET-39 HiFi, whole genome shotgun sequence, the genomic segment CCTTTAACTTAGTGATAAAATATACATCAATTAATATATTAGAGCACTATATGTGGTCATCAGGTCACACAAACTTCAACTCACTGACTTGGAACACTAAATGAACATAGAAGCGGGACAGTAATTTAACAACCGACTTcctgtcaaaaagaaaaaacaggaaaaaaagAACTTAAAAACAACTATTGCTGGTCTAAATGTCAAATGAATCCGGTTCAATCTTCAAATTAAGCTCCTTAGACCCATTTAAAAGCATAAAAAAGAGTTTGGTCATTAGCGTTTGATAAATGATAGATACTCCAAACAAAACTGAATGCTGTAATTGATACTCCAAGTCTTGGGTGTTTGGATTGAGaagatttgaaacaaaataatgtgtttcacaaattccaatcacctttttatcttcctaatcacctttttatctcacatacatcacatcacaaaaattgctacagtaattatctcaaataaatcatccaaataaactcctatccaaataAGAATGTGTTTGGAtaaccaaatttttttaaataatatttcgcttacaTCATAAACATGTTTCTCAACCCATTTTTTTATATTCGCAACCGTTTTTTCAGGCAGCGTACATTCTTTACTTGCGCACTTCTACTATAGTTGTCCATTCGCTAGAGTCTCAAATTTTGAGTTGATAGTACGATAGATGCTTCCCCATAATCAATGGTCTTCAGACAAACTAAATTGAAACTTTACATATGATTTGTGCTGAGGTGCAGAAATTATATTTGCTAACAACCACCGTGAGCTGAACTCCAAGGTTCTCCGCAAGTATAGCAGAATTGAAATCCACACCTGCATCACCACTCATAAAGAAGACATTTTTCAACTTCCCATCTGTTTCTGTTCAGGTAATTGAATGTAGGATTTGTTTGAATCATCCAGGATCCTCGAATGCATAGACAGATAAAGATAAAGAAATGGATAATCTTGATTCAGGGTACCATGTTTGTTTGGACTGAAAATCTTttccagaaaatattttcttcaatttctggtGGTTAGCTGCAAAGAGGTCAGGAAAATTTTTTTCCGGTAGAAAATCTTTTACATAACTTGGTGTAAAATGACTTCCGGAATTAAGATACGGAAGTTAGTTTCTCCCGACAACTATCTATCGCAACTATCTATTGTACAAAACCATCAAGTAATATACCACAGAGATCAAATCAAGAGCAACGTCCCTGCACTTGCTTCTGCAAATCCCACAACTTTCCACCTCTTCGAGCTCTCCTCTTTCCTATGTTCTTCCCTACCATCCCTTTACTCTTGCGCCACACAAACACATTTATGGATTATACAATTCCAGATCTAGATTGGGCTTTGCATTGAGAAGTtttggagaagaaaaaaatttctggttttagttTTCTAAAAATTCCCGAGGCCTTCAATGGCCCATTATTACTCTCTATTGCTCCTCTTTCCTGTGCCTACAACATATACGTTTTCCTGGATTGTCGTGTTGAACAATGCTCTGTGATTAGGCTAGGCTGTGATAATCAAGGGATCACCCATTCTAGTCATAGAAGGAGGAAACCACAACAAGATtctagaaacaaaaaaagaaggaaCAAAAAAGTAATGGTACAATCACCATTCACAAAAACAGGAGTGACGAGCACTAGAAAGTAGAAACTGACCTGCAAGTCATGTGTATGCAGCCCTGATTTCTTTCGACGTAGTATTTGCATCTAGGACATCTGTTCCAACTTTTCGCCTTGGCAAGCTCCCTCAGCATAAGATCTTCCCTCCCTCTTTCATCCTCATTCATCCTGTGGAACTCTTCACAATCAACCCCAGGATGCCACGGCACATAACATTGAGCACAAAACAATCTCCGACAAATAGGACACTCGGATTCCCTAATAACTTCATCGCTATCTCTCACCAACATCGCTGAACAATCCTTAAAAGGACAATAAAACTTCTGAGATGCATCAACCAATGCATCACAAAGCATCTCATCCCACTTTTCCAATACATCTTTAGGCATAAAAGACCTACAAGAATCAAACTCAATCGCACTTCCACAATTCACAGCAGGGCACCTGATACCGTGTACATTGTACTCAAGTCTGGCTGCAACATGTTTGCTAATGCATTCGTTACAGAACACGTGGCCGCAACTTTGAATCGTGAACATCTGAtctctttcttttctatccacacaaatttcacaaaaaatcagtGAAGATTCGCCCGATTCTGCTGTCATCGCTTCCTCTGCCTGTTCTACTTTAAAActgaatgatgatgatgatgtagCAACATTAGCAGCAATATTAAGTGTAGAATAACCCTGAGACGGTTCTGGGAGCATCGAAGCCACTAGAGCTTCTTGCAACTGCAATCCTTGAGCACACCTCACATCTGATACGGGAAAAATCTGATCACCTTCCGCATCTAATTCATCCGCCTCACAGAAAAGTGGAGACAAGTGAAAATCATTACAGGAGAGATCCAATAATGCTGGTTCTTGAGCCATAAGGCATAAGAAACAAGGGAATTTTTGTCTATGAAGGAAGTAGGATGAAGTAGACTACTAGAAAATGTGGGTGTTGCATAGGAAATGAGTAATATGTAGATTCTTCAGATGGCTTAACTTGGAATGACTCCTTCTAGCAAATTAACAGATTCTTTAGATGGCTTAACCTGGAATAACTTGGGATAACTTGGAAGGAGCCTAGCAAATTAACAGATTCTTTAGATGGCTTAACTTGGAATAACTTGGAAGGAGCCTAGCAAATTATTTCAGATGGCTTACCTTGGAAGGAGCCTTCTCTTATTGGAATTCCTGGAGTTTGTTTGTGCCTCTTGTCTTTTCGGTGTCTCTGTCTTCAACGTTTTGACTTCAAGTCAAGCCAATTTAAAAAAGACGTTCCGTACAATTACAATTGGATTATTTCCTGCAATTTGTTATCAAATCGAGCGTATAAGTTCAAGTAACCGCAATACTTTCGGCTTTatcaaaagggataatttcagaaaccgtataagggaggtttctgataattGCAGAGATCTCCACTCAAGTTTATTaaattacacctacctcccttgcttttactatatatataataatatagacCGAGAAGgctatattttttcttaaaaatcctaaactacccttttttgtacaaaaataaaacaaaaattattttgccaattgttttt encodes:
- the LOC113739668 gene encoding E3 ubiquitin-protein ligase RSL1-like isoform X1; protein product: MAQEPALLDLSCNDFHLSPLFCEADELDAEGDQIFPVSDVRCAQGLQLQEALVASMLPEPSQGYSTLNIAANVATSSSSFSFKVEQAEEAMTAESGESSLIFCEICVDRKERDQMFTIQSCGHVFCNECISKHVAARLEYNVHGIRCPAVNCGSAIEFDSCRSFMPKDVLEKWDEMLCDALVDASQKFYCPFKDCSAMLVRDSDEVIRESECPICRRLFCAQCYVPWHPGVDCEEFHRMNEDERGREDLMLRELAKAKSWNRCPRCKYYVERNQGCIHMTCRCGFQFCYTCGEPWSSAHGGC
- the LOC113739668 gene encoding E3 ubiquitin-protein ligase RSL1-like isoform X2, whose translation is MLPEPSQGYSTLNIAANVATSSSSFSFKVEQAEEAMTAESGESSLIFCEICVDRKERDQMFTIQSCGHVFCNECISKHVAARLEYNVHGIRCPAVNCGSAIEFDSCRSFMPKDVLEKWDEMLCDALVDASQKFYCPFKDCSAMLVRDSDEVIRESECPICRRLFCAQCYVPWHPGVDCEEFHRMNEDERGREDLMLRELAKAKSWNRCPRCKYYVERNQGCIHMTCRCGFQFCYTCGEPWSSAHGGC